The Mucilaginibacter mallensis genome has a segment encoding these proteins:
- a CDS encoding cation:proton antiporter, translating to MDLFIILTLLVTLGAACSYINERFIKLPGAIGIISIAICISVITLIIDRLNPDAAHHLATLAKDVDFPGAVLNIMLGFLLFAGSFNLNNQRLKKEMLPVFVLSTIGVIISANIFGGLFYGVTLLFNLHIPLIYCLLFGALISPTDPVAVAAVIKGSKLPQNLETIISGESLFNDGIGIVLFITILEIAQSGTSNFDISKTGLLFLKEVGGGVALGIVMGFIAFRLMKSITDFQTIVLISLALVMGLSAAGTYFHLSVPLAVVSAGLFAGNSSINKDDTENTHHTLESFWELIDEMLNTVLFMMIGLQMLIIPYLDHYWLIGGIAIILLLIARWLSIMLPLTFLRRSLKVNYSSVNILTWAGLRGGVSIALALSLPASPYKYIILAGSYFIVIFSIIVQGLTLNKLIDASFKK from the coding sequence ATGGATCTGTTTATCATATTAACGTTACTGGTAACATTAGGCGCTGCTTGCTCATATATTAATGAGCGCTTTATAAAGTTGCCCGGTGCTATTGGTATTATAAGCATAGCCATATGTATTTCGGTAATTACCCTAATTATTGATAGGCTGAACCCGGATGCAGCACATCATCTGGCCACGTTAGCAAAAGATGTTGATTTCCCCGGAGCTGTATTAAATATAATGCTGGGCTTTTTGCTTTTTGCAGGGTCATTCAATTTGAATAATCAAAGGCTGAAAAAGGAAATGCTCCCGGTATTTGTACTTAGCACAATAGGGGTTATTATATCGGCAAATATTTTTGGTGGATTGTTTTATGGGGTTACGCTCCTTTTTAATTTGCATATACCGTTGATATACTGCCTTTTGTTTGGCGCATTGATTTCACCAACCGACCCGGTTGCAGTAGCTGCCGTTATAAAAGGATCCAAACTGCCACAAAATTTAGAAACCATTATTTCGGGCGAATCATTATTTAATGACGGGATAGGTATAGTGCTTTTTATCACCATACTTGAAATTGCCCAATCAGGCACCAGTAATTTTGATATAAGTAAAACGGGCTTATTGTTTTTAAAAGAAGTTGGCGGTGGCGTTGCATTGGGTATTGTTATGGGTTTTATTGCCTTTCGGTTAATGAAATCAATAACTGATTTTCAAACTATAGTATTGATCTCGCTTGCGTTGGTAATGGGGCTTTCTGCTGCAGGAACTTATTTCCATTTATCCGTTCCGCTGGCAGTAGTATCAGCAGGTTTGTTTGCGGGGAATAGCTCCATCAATAAAGATGATACAGAAAATACGCACCATACCCTCGAAAGCTTTTGGGAACTGATAGATGAGATGCTGAACACTGTTTTATTCATGATGATAGGCCTGCAAATGCTCATCATACCTTATCTTGATCATTACTGGTTGATAGGCGGTATAGCGATCATTCTTTTGCTGATTGCCCGTTGGCTAAGTATTATGCTGCCATTAACCTTTTTAAGGCGATCATTAAAAGTAAACTATAGCAGTGTAAATATATTAACCTGGGCAGGCCTGCGGGGTGGCGTATCTATCGCGCTGGCATTGTCGTTACCAGCATCGCCCTATAAGTATATCATCCTCGCCGGAAGCTATTTTATAGTGATATTCTCCATTATAGTGCAGGGGTTAACCTTAAATAAGCTTATTGATGCATCGTTTAAAAAATAA
- a CDS encoding NAD(P)/FAD-dependent oxidoreductase, whose protein sequence is MQKETTTIPRVLIIGGGFGGIQLAKNLKKAPVKVMMLDKHNYHTFQPLLYQVAMGAIPADSIGFPLRRIFTKQDNFRFFLADVQKINPESKTVSTDIGDITYDYLVIATGSDTNFFGNKEIEHYSMPMKNIPEALNLRSLILQNLEKALVTKTYDEREALMTFVVVGGGPTGVELTGALAEMRQLILMKDYHGLKKQHMRVYLVEGKDRLLGAMSEQASAYAKKALTKGEVTIYNSVHVQSYDGYELKIDDGTVIKTRNVFWAAGVRGEVPAGVPKEIITKGTRIQTNEISKVEGYEDIFAIGDVAAMITADYPNGLPGVAPVAMQQGEHLAKNIRHMLKGEPTVPFKYLDKGTLATIGRNKAVADLGPFHFKGFIAWLLWGFVHILTLAGFSNKTNVFLTWFLNYFNKNSDNRLVVRYFDTETMMTEPVAK, encoded by the coding sequence ATGCAAAAAGAGACTACTACCATACCCCGTGTATTGATTATTGGCGGTGGCTTTGGCGGAATACAATTAGCTAAGAACCTTAAAAAAGCACCGGTTAAAGTGATGATGCTCGATAAGCACAACTATCACACCTTTCAGCCATTATTATACCAGGTAGCTATGGGGGCCATTCCGGCGGATTCTATTGGCTTTCCGCTCAGGCGGATATTTACAAAGCAGGATAATTTCAGGTTCTTTTTGGCTGATGTACAAAAGATAAACCCGGAAAGCAAAACAGTAAGCACCGATATTGGCGATATTACCTATGATTACCTGGTAATAGCTACAGGATCAGACACCAACTTTTTTGGAAATAAGGAGATTGAGCATTATTCAATGCCGATGAAAAATATACCGGAGGCATTGAACCTGCGCAGCTTGATCCTCCAAAACCTTGAAAAAGCGCTGGTAACCAAAACTTACGATGAACGTGAAGCGCTCATGACCTTTGTTGTTGTTGGCGGCGGCCCAACCGGAGTTGAACTAACCGGTGCCTTGGCCGAAATGCGGCAGCTTATATTGATGAAGGATTATCATGGCTTAAAAAAGCAGCACATGCGTGTTTATTTGGTTGAGGGTAAGGATAGATTGCTGGGCGCTATGTCAGAACAAGCATCGGCTTATGCTAAAAAGGCTTTAACTAAGGGCGAGGTAACCATATATAACAGCGTACACGTGCAAAGCTATGATGGTTATGAGCTAAAGATTGATGACGGCACCGTAATAAAAACCCGTAATGTGTTTTGGGCAGCAGGTGTAAGGGGAGAGGTACCTGCTGGTGTTCCCAAGGAGATCATCACCAAAGGAACCCGGATACAGACTAACGAAATAAGCAAGGTTGAGGGTTATGAGGATATTTTTGCCATAGGAGATGTTGCGGCTATGATAACTGCTGATTATCCCAACGGACTGCCCGGTGTTGCACCGGTGGCCATGCAGCAGGGCGAGCACCTGGCCAAAAACATTAGGCATATGCTAAAAGGAGAGCCAACTGTGCCGTTTAAGTATCTGGATAAGGGGACATTGGCAACTATCGGCAGGAATAAAGCTGTTGCTGATCTGGGGCCATTCCATTTTAAGGGTTTTATAGCATGGCTGTTATGGGGCTTTGTGCACATATTAACGCTTGCAGGCTTTAGTAATAAAACCAATGTGTTCTTAACCTGGTTCCTGAATTATTTTAATAAAAATAGCGACAACCGTTTAGTGGTAAGGTACTTTGATACCGAAACCATGATGACAGAGCCTGTTGCTAAATAG
- a CDS encoding alpha/beta fold hydrolase — translation MKKIALFICVFLFIGVVNAQVKKVDSWTDGKYVKVNGANLWVVTVGEGDPIIIIPGGPGGAHLSYREFDPLADSHHQIVYFDAFGRGKSDTAKNVSEYTLARDIEDIEGLRIALKLDKVTVLGHSYGGVVAQGYALKYPAHLSHLILADTFHSFVMWQENDDNSNREIKTNYPEIWEQLMKIREAGAISSDPEHQRIYGKVPYGFLYAYNPSNFAHSDTANLIYKGYKKNGAYPNPNNTKLYYQMVGKDGDFIVGSDIGTFDYRKQLKYLKMPVLIETGRFDRVAVPWMAIKFKEYCPQAEFVMFERSGHNPQVEEPEKDFKIINDFLAK, via the coding sequence ATGAAAAAAATAGCCCTTTTTATTTGCGTATTCCTATTTATTGGAGTTGTAAATGCACAAGTAAAAAAGGTTGACAGTTGGACCGACGGCAAATACGTAAAAGTAAACGGCGCCAATTTATGGGTGGTTACAGTAGGCGAAGGCGACCCTATAATTATTATACCGGGCGGACCGGGTGGCGCGCATTTAAGCTACCGTGAATTTGACCCGCTTGCCGATAGTCATCATCAGATAGTTTACTTTGATGCGTTTGGCAGGGGAAAATCCGACACGGCTAAAAATGTAAGCGAATATACACTGGCCCGTGATATTGAGGATATTGAAGGTTTACGTATAGCATTAAAACTTGATAAAGTAACGGTTTTAGGGCATTCATACGGTGGTGTAGTTGCACAGGGGTACGCATTGAAATATCCGGCGCATTTAAGTCATTTAATTTTGGCCGATACCTTTCACAGTTTCGTAATGTGGCAGGAGAACGATGATAACTCCAACCGTGAAATAAAAACCAATTACCCTGAGATCTGGGAACAATTGATGAAGATTCGCGAAGCTGGAGCTATATCAAGCGATCCTGAACATCAGCGGATTTACGGAAAGGTTCCTTATGGCTTTTTATATGCCTATAACCCCTCAAATTTTGCACATAGTGACACGGCTAATTTGATCTATAAAGGCTATAAAAAAAATGGCGCATACCCAAACCCTAACAATACAAAACTATACTACCAGATGGTAGGCAAGGATGGTGATTTTATTGTAGGCAGTGACATTGGCACATTTGATTACCGCAAGCAGCTTAAGTACCTTAAAATGCCGGTACTGATAGAGACAGGAAGATTTGATCGTGTTGCGGTGCCATGGATGGCCATTAAGTTTAAAGAATATTGTCCGCAGGCTGAGTTTGTAATGTTTGAGCGGTCGGGGCATAATCCGCAGGTTGAAGAACCTGAAAAAGACTTTAAAATAATAAATGATTTTTTAGCGAAATAA
- the argB gene encoding acetylglutamate kinase has translation MDKINNDRQDIIEDKSDLYIIKIGGNVIDNSENLHNFLKDFTALKGYKILVHGGGKVATQLSETLGIEAKMVDGRRITDIETLRIVTMVYGGLINKNIVAQLQQFGTNAIGLTGADGNFIRTKKRPVTTIDYGFVGDMDERSIDAANIKRLMDAGFTPAFCAITHNGEGQLLNTNADTIASALAVALSKLYNTTLIYCFEKQGVLKDINDESSLIEEIDPKRYEELKEQQIIHSGMLPKLDNAFTAIACGVKAVIIGHAEKLGHLTENKTFGTRLINNA, from the coding sequence ATGGATAAAATTAATAACGATCGCCAGGATATCATTGAGGACAAAAGCGATTTATACATTATTAAAATTGGCGGAAATGTAATAGACAATTCAGAAAACCTGCACAATTTTCTGAAAGATTTTACAGCGCTTAAGGGATATAAAATATTGGTACATGGCGGTGGCAAGGTAGCCACACAGCTTTCTGAAACCTTAGGTATAGAAGCTAAAATGGTTGATGGCCGCCGTATTACGGATATTGAAACGCTACGAATAGTAACTATGGTTTATGGTGGGCTCATCAACAAAAACATAGTGGCCCAGTTACAACAGTTCGGCACCAACGCCATAGGGCTTACCGGTGCTGATGGCAATTTTATCCGCACCAAAAAGCGCCCTGTAACAACTATTGATTATGGTTTTGTAGGTGATATGGATGAAAGATCTATCGATGCTGCTAATATAAAGCGGCTGATGGATGCTGGTTTTACGCCTGCCTTCTGTGCCATAACGCACAATGGCGAAGGGCAGCTATTAAACACCAATGCCGATACAATTGCATCGGCTTTGGCTGTGGCTCTATCAAAATTGTATAACACAACGCTCATTTATTGTTTCGAGAAACAGGGCGTGTTAAAAGATATAAATGATGAGAGTTCGCTTATTGAGGAGATAGATCCTAAGCGGTACGAAGAACTAAAGGAACAACAAATAATTCACAGCGGCATGCTGCCAAAGCTGGATAATGCGTTTACCGCAATTGCATGCGGTGTTAAGGCAGTAATAATAGGCCATGCTGAAAAGCTGGGGCATTTAACAGAAAATAAAACATTTGGGACACGTTTAATTAACAACGCATGA
- the proC gene encoding pyrroline-5-carboxylate reductase yields the protein MNSQQHIAILGSGNIGLSLAKGLVKSGICKPQQIMLTRRNIAALAAQADAGYYVTDNNLKAVKRADIVVLAVLPQQLNKLLDEISPAIKSEKQLLISVVSGVTCADIRQQLDMNVQVIRAMPNTAIAIGHSMTCIATDNGTTKNINLVRSLFDTVGVSIQINEELMTSATALCACGIAFFLRSIRAASQGGTEIGFHSHDALKMAAQTAKGAADLILQLHSHPEQEIDKVTSPSGCTIAGLNEMEHNGFSSAMIKGIKLSAEKAGDLYHKDEA from the coding sequence ATGAATTCACAACAACATATTGCCATACTAGGCAGCGGAAACATTGGTTTATCATTAGCAAAGGGATTGGTAAAGTCGGGGATATGCAAGCCACAACAAATAATGCTTACCCGCAGAAACATTGCAGCATTGGCTGCGCAGGCTGATGCTGGCTACTATGTTACCGACAATAACCTCAAGGCTGTAAAAAGGGCCGATATTGTTGTGCTGGCTGTATTACCACAACAGCTAAACAAGTTATTGGATGAGATTTCGCCGGCCATAAAATCCGAAAAACAGTTATTGATATCGGTAGTATCAGGGGTAACATGTGCCGATATCCGTCAGCAATTGGATATGAATGTGCAGGTGATCCGTGCCATGCCTAACACAGCAATTGCCATAGGCCACTCCATGACCTGTATTGCTACCGACAATGGCACTACAAAAAACATCAACCTGGTACGCTCTCTTTTTGATACCGTTGGCGTAAGCATACAGATAAACGAGGAGTTGATGACATCCGCAACCGCGTTATGCGCCTGCGGAATAGCTTTCTTCTTGCGCTCTATCCGCGCTGCATCACAAGGTGGGACCGAGATTGGTTTCCATTCGCATGATGCCTTAAAAATGGCTGCGCAAACCGCCAAAGGCGCTGCCGATTTGATACTGCAACTGCACTCCCACCCTGAGCAGGAAATTGATAAGGTAACCTCACCAAGTGGCTGTACTATTGCCGGCCTAAATGAGATGGAACATAATGGCTTTAGTTCGGCTATGATAAAAGGCATTAAGCTTTCAGCTGAGAAAGCCGGAGATCTGTACCATAAAGATGAGGCTTAA
- a CDS encoding ABC transporter ATP-binding protein produces the protein MEPLITIKDIGRKYVIGTEIIHAIKSVSLTINKGEFVALMGPSGSGKSTLMNILGCLDTPTKGDYILNGINVSQMTENQLAEVRNSEIGFVFQTFNLLPRNSALDNVALPLVYAGVSKEQRQERARQTLENVGLGHRVDHRPNELSGGQRQRVAVARALINNPSIILADEPTGNLDTKTSIEIMGLIEDIHDKGNTIILVTHEEDIAQHAHRIVRMRDGLVENDYVNPNIQRVDRTSVTL, from the coding sequence ATGGAGCCATTAATTACCATTAAAGATATCGGACGGAAATATGTGATAGGTACTGAAATTATTCATGCCATTAAGTCGGTATCGTTAACGATAAATAAGGGTGAATTTGTGGCGTTAATGGGGCCTTCCGGTTCCGGGAAATCAACATTAATGAATATTTTGGGATGCCTTGATACGCCCACTAAAGGCGATTACATACTCAATGGTATTAATGTAAGTCAGATGACCGAAAATCAACTGGCCGAAGTGCGTAACTCTGAAATTGGTTTCGTCTTTCAAACATTTAACCTGCTGCCGCGTAACAGTGCGTTGGATAATGTTGCCCTGCCGCTGGTTTATGCGGGTGTAAGTAAGGAGCAGCGCCAGGAACGTGCCAGGCAAACATTAGAAAATGTTGGCCTGGGCCATCGTGTTGATCACAGGCCTAATGAACTTTCAGGTGGGCAGCGCCAGCGTGTGGCTGTAGCGCGTGCACTCATCAATAATCCTTCTATAATTTTAGCCGATGAGCCTACGGGCAACCTCGATACCAAAACATCTATTGAAATAATGGGTTTGATTGAAGATATTCATGATAAAGGTAATACTATCATTTTAGTAACTCACGAAGAGGACATCGCACAACATGCTCATCGCATTGTACGTATGCGCGATGGTCTGGTTGAAAACGACTATGTTAACCCTAATATACAAAGGGTTGATAGGACTAGTGTGACGCTGTAG
- the gatC gene encoding Asp-tRNA(Asn)/Glu-tRNA(Gln) amidotransferase subunit GatC has translation MIIDKETVEKVANLARLELAEDEKEAMIKDMSKILDFMAKLNEIDTSGVEPLVYMTNEVNVLREDVVKQTITTEEGLKNAPKHNEDYFLVAKVIDK, from the coding sequence ATGATAATTGATAAAGAAACAGTAGAAAAGGTAGCTAACCTGGCCCGCCTTGAACTTGCCGAGGATGAAAAAGAGGCGATGATAAAGGATATGAGCAAGATACTGGATTTTATGGCCAAACTAAACGAGATTGATACATCGGGTGTTGAGCCGCTGGTTTATATGACCAATGAGGTGAATGTATTACGCGAAGATGTTGTTAAACAAACTATTACTACCGAAGAGGGATTGAAGAATGCACCTAAGCATAATGAGGATTATTTTTTGGTGGCAAAGGTGATAGATAAGTAA
- a CDS encoding lysophospholipid acyltransferase family protein, whose translation MKTSLKRLYTFFYRFNVGFIYIVFWPLMYYFSRKEERYPYLNKMRSAWGYISSLLSGIRYHYEIEKKPIDWSRTYIICPNHTSSLDITAISILAKNVNYSFMGKDELLNGFVTGLFFRSVDLPVNRKSKVESFRAFKRAGELLQNGTTMIIFPEGTISGNYPPKVVEFKNGPFKLAIEMKVPIIPVTALDTWKVLWDEGIKYGSRPGVCHIFVHEPIETAHLTIDDIDKLRDTVHDIMEKKLAEQ comes from the coding sequence ATGAAAACCTCATTAAAAAGACTATACACTTTCTTTTATCGCTTTAATGTAGGATTTATTTACATTGTATTCTGGCCGCTGATGTATTACTTCTCCCGCAAGGAAGAACGGTACCCATACTTAAATAAAATGCGCAGCGCATGGGGATACATCAGCTCATTACTCTCGGGCATCAGGTATCATTATGAGATAGAAAAAAAACCTATCGACTGGAGCCGGACCTATATCATTTGCCCTAATCATACCTCAAGTCTGGATATTACCGCTATAAGCATACTGGCTAAAAATGTGAACTACTCATTTATGGGTAAGGATGAGTTGCTGAATGGTTTTGTTACCGGTTTGTTCTTCAGGTCTGTTGATCTGCCGGTGAACCGTAAAAGTAAGGTAGAATCGTTCCGGGCATTTAAGCGGGCCGGAGAGCTTTTACAGAACGGCACAACCATGATCATTTTCCCTGAGGGGACTATATCGGGCAATTATCCGCCAAAGGTAGTAGAGTTTAAAAACGGGCCGTTTAAGCTGGCAATTGAAATGAAAGTGCCGATAATACCGGTAACAGCATTAGATACCTGGAAAGTTTTGTGGGATGAAGGCATAAAATATGGCAGCAGGCCGGGAGTTTGTCATATATTTGTACATGAGCCTATTGAAACGGCGCATTTAACTATTGATGATATAGATAAGCTGCGCGATACGGTTCATGATATAATGGAGAAAAAATTAGCAGAACAATGA